One part of the Gossypium raimondii isolate GPD5lz chromosome 1, ASM2569854v1, whole genome shotgun sequence genome encodes these proteins:
- the LOC105785830 gene encoding glycosyl hydrolase 5 family protein, which translates to MGSFISSSILLLFLLFPTIIQHAKPAMSLPLSTNSRWIVDEEGRRVKLACVNWVSHLEPVVAEGLSKQPMDMIAKRIVTMGFNCVRFTWPLFLITNDSLASITVRQSFQRLGLLESIAGIQSNNPSIIDVSLIKAYQAVVSSLGKNDVMVILDNHLSKPGWCCSNFDGNGFFGDQYFNPDLWITGLTRMATLFNGVTHVVGMSLRNELRGPKQNVNDWYRYMQKGAEAVHSANPDVLVILSGLSYDSDLSFIQNRPVQLSFSGKLVFEVHWYGFSDGQAWVTGNPNQVCGRVAKDMMRRSGFLVDQGYPLFVSEYGVDQRGTNVNDNRYLNCFLGVAAELDLDWALWTLVGSYYLREGVIGLNEYYGVLNYNWCETRNSSFIERISALQSPFRGPGLSETKLHKVIFHPSTGLCVIRKSFLDPLCLGPCADSESWSYSSDKTLVVKGTYFCLQADESGTLVKLGIFCSDSNSKWEMIADSKMHLSSKLRNGKSICLDVDSSNAIVTNSCKCISKDNTCDPASQWFKLVDSTRSRSEERSFLHFDSIFDLPGKGFLSNLMVGSI; encoded by the exons ATGGGAAGCTTCATTTCATCATCTATTCTCCTTCTCTTCCTATTATTTCCCACCATCATTCAACATGCCAAGCCGGCCATGTCTCTCCCTTTGTCAACGAATTCACGTTGGATCGTGGACGAGGAAGGGCGGCGTGTGAAGCTAGCATGCGTGAACTGGGTGTCACACCTCGAACCAGTGGTTGCAGAAGGGCTGAGCAAGCAGCCAATGGATATGATAGCCAAACGGATTGTGACAATGGGGTTCAATTGCGTTAGGTTCACTTGGCCACTGTTTCTGATCACCAATGACTCTTTAGCCTCTATCACCGTTAGACAATCGTTTCAAAGACTTGGTCTGCTTGAATCCATCGCTGGAATCCAATCCAACAACCCTTCCATCATCGACGTTTCCCTCATCAAAGCTTACCAG GCAGTGGTGTCTAGCCTTGGAAAGAACGATGTAATGGTCATACTTGACAATCACTTAAGCAAGCCCGGTTGGTGTTGCAGTAACTTCGATGGCAATGGTTTCTTCGGTGATCAGTACTTCAACCCTGATCTATGGATCACTGGGCTGACTCGGATGGCCACCCTATTCAATGGTGTCACCCATGTGGTTGGCATGAGCTTGAGAAATGAGCTCAGAGGCCCCAAACAAAACGTAAATGATTGGTACAG GTACATGCAGAAAGGAGCGGAGGCAGTTCACTCAGCAAACCCAGATGTTCTAGTTATACTTTCTGGGTTGAGTTACGACAGTGACCTGTCATTCATCCAAAATCGACCAGTACAGCTCAGTTTTAGTGGGAAACTAGTATTTGAGGTGCACTGGTATGGCTTTTCGGATGGGCAGGCATGGGTAACTGGTAACCCGAACCAAGTGTGTGGCAGAGTGGCGAAAGACATGATGAGGAGATCAGGGTTTTTGGTGGATCAAGGATATCCCTTGTTTGTGAGCGAGTATGGGGTGGACCAAAGAGGAACCAATGTCAATGACAACAGGTACTTGAACTGCTTCTTAGGCGTAGCAGCTGAGCTTGACCTGGACTGGGCATTGTGGACACTGGTTGGGAGCTATTATCTCAGAGAAGGCGTCATTGGGTTAAACGAGTACTACGGGGTCTTGAACTATAACTGGTGTGAAACCAGGAATTCAAGCTTCATTGAGAGAATTTCAGCTCTCCAGTCTCCTTTCCGTG GTCCAGGTCTATCAGAAACCAAACTGCATAAAGTCATCTTCCATCCCTCAACGGGGCTTTGTGTCATAAGGAAATCATTTCTTGACCCTTTGTGCTTGGGTCCCTGTGCCGACTCTGAATCTTGGAGCTACTCCTCAGACAAGACTTTGGTAGTAAAAGGAACTTATTTCTGCTTACAAGCAGATGAATCCGGGACACTGGTGAAACTCGGTATCTTCTGCAGTGACTCGAATTCAAAATGGGAAATGATAGCTGATTCCAAGATGCACCTCTCATCTAAGCTTAGAAATGGCAAATCCATTTGCCTTGATGTAGACTCCAGCAATGCTATCGTCACAAACAGTTGCAAATGCATAAGTAAAGATAACACATGTGACCCTGCGAGCCAGTGGTTCAAACTCGTGGACAGCACAAGGAGCAGAAGTGAGGAACGATCCTTCTTACATTTTGACTCCATCTTCGACTTGCCCGGAAAGGGTTTCCTCTCGAACCTTATGGTTGGCTCGatataa